Genomic window (Acidobacteriota bacterium):
GCGGCTGCGAGGAGGATCTGCTCGACCGCCACGGCTTCGAGAGAATCGGCGATTTGCCGGTGCGCTACCTGGGCCACACCGGGCTCTACCGGCGCCGGCGCGCCTGAGGGCGTCTCCCGGAATTCAGGCCGGCGCGCCGCCGTCCGCCTCGGCGACGGCCCGGGCCGCCCCTTTGAGAGCCAGGGTCCCGTCCAGCACCACACGGACCGGCACGCGCTCGAGCAACTCCCGGTAGCGTCCCTTGTCCCGGAAGGCCTGAAGGAACGGGCCGGAGCGGAGCCGCTCGAGGATGGCCGGCGCGATGCCCCCGGCGACGTAGACGCCACCCCGCGCGAGCGCCTTCAGCGCGAGGTTCCCCGCCTCCGCACCGTAGATGGAACAGAACCGGTCCAGAGCCGCGACCGCCGCGGGGCAGGCGCCGCTGAGTCCGGCGCGGCTGATCGCGGCGGCGCGGTCCTCGCCTTCCCGGAAGGGGATGGGGGAAACCGAACGCCTTTCGGTTTCGAACGCGTAGAGGTCGACCAGCCCGGGCCCGGAAACGATCCTCTCGTAGGAAACGTGCCCGTGGCGCTTCCTGAGAAACCGCCAGAGCTCGACCTCTTCCTCGTCCCGAGGGCCGAAGTCGGTGTGGCCACCCTCCGAGGCGCAGGGGAACCACCGCCCGCCGTGCCGCAGGATCAGCGCTTCGCCGAGTCCCGTGCCGGCCGCGATCACCGCGCGGTTTCCCTCCGCCGGCTCCCCCTCCTGGAGCGTGGCCAGATCTTCGGGGGCGGCGAGGAGCACGCCGTGCGCCGCCGCCTCGAGGTCGTTGACCAGCACCACGCGGCACCCGAGCTTTCGCTGGAGCTCGTCGGCGTCGACGACCCACGGGAGATTCGTC
Coding sequences:
- the glk gene encoding glucokinase, with the protein product MILCGDVGGTHTRLALAERVGGRFRLHGTKVFPSDPAAGLARLVERYLEGWSGAVEAAGFGIPGPVTGRRVRTTNLPWVVDADELQRKLGCRVVLVNDLEAAAHGVLLAAPEDLATLQEGEPAEGNRAVIAAGTGLGEALILRHGGRWFPCASEGGHTDFGPRDEEEVELWRFLRKRHGHVSYERIVSGPGLVDLYAFETERRSVSPIPFREGEDRAAAISRAGLSGACPAAVAALDRFCSIYGAEAGNLALKALARGGVYVAGGIAPAILERLRSGPFLQAFRDKGRYRELLERVPVRVVLDGTLALKGAARAVAEADGGAPA